A single Biomphalaria glabrata chromosome 2, xgBioGlab47.1, whole genome shotgun sequence DNA region contains:
- the LOC106051217 gene encoding putative pyridoxal-dependent decarboxylase domain-containing protein 2 isoform X2: protein MATPVSPDITNRKEASNEGLAEAKNPLEKVSQKDYNNRSIENTFLKNFVDPMADELEKSVAKTNELLDKFSSDMEAERKQRFKKMLHPLVPEELQGGGKKEEEVMQLVDQLIFYEESGDGKEVQINESAQLQELDETGKLAVTAHSLAAHFTTLEPVTLDRAASKLDSDCKLWLSRLFRFKNSIPVYHEKRYEGLAKIAQLAIYTKYPKYSTEGFEALYSRPPVIYISASSPPGLGQYLCSQLGLPMSCTCTVPCNTMFGASSKMDVAMLEKLIQDDIAAAKTPVLLVAYAGTPVVGHVDNLQRLQEISRTNNIWLHVEGNNLATLTLFSVPNSVESATSGDSITLDLSKWLGVPALPYITLFKDTDQIMTDTVGLTTVDSKLQLKCLPLWMCLQSLGHEGMVNRIKHSCELAKLFFEHLDKLPTVKQISREKKKRDKEVKNIKELISKAISALLVFEIVTPTVVFKYAEDSSGPGAVVAPYSSVSVEDPAEDKDVVYFDALNTWLAEAQQLANPNVPIDLVEIDKEGVCIRYCPLETAQVRGTKTEDIDQFIESLKSNLSVLNATTEQRKKFKSIVANHQNLRLVALDSWAGLGAVSYIPDIYVQKEGDLTDKEKIEINNLNSELVHKLKAQDTAFSTGHSEEGIICVRFGLITSDTDVDELVSLVYTTGREVEESSKFLESMSEKIRKGIEEANKELEKENAEKLMHEGVLRQVPVVSSLLNWWSPAKEQVKGRTFNLTSGKIIPTTDTYKYHMQIQEEALLTGQGTPKSPGSGQESTRSLSPLEMSKTAGEVKAQLASQSAASSPTSPSSPQPNGTVSVELPDLVTKTNVGSETK from the exons CCGGTTTCTCCGGATATTACTAACAGAAAAGAGGCTTCCAATGAAGGACTTGCAGAAGCGAAGAATCCCTTAGAAAAAGTTTCACAGAAAGACTATAATAATCGTTCtattgaaaatacatttttaaag AATTTTGTTGATCCGATGGCTGATGAGCTTGAAAAAAGTGTGGCTAAAACAAACGAACTTTTGGACAAATTTAGCAG TGACATGGAAGCTGAGAGAAagcaaagatttaaaaaaatgttacaccCGCTTGTGCCTGAGGAACTGCAAGGAGG TGGCAAGAAGGAAGAAGAGGTCATGCAGTTGGTAGATCAGCTTATCTTTTACGAAGAATCTGGGGATGGAAAAGAAGTTCAAATCAA TGAGTCTGCCCAGCTTCAAGAGCTGGATGAGACTGGGAAACTGGCCGTCACTGCCCACAGCCTTGCTGCTCATTTCACCACCCTGGAGCCTGTGACTTTAGATCGTGCTGCATCAAAACTGGATTCAGATTGTAAATTATGGCTTTCTAGACTTTTTag ATTCAAGAATTCTATACCAGTGTATCATGAAAAGCGCTATGAAGGTTTAGCAAAAATAGCTCAGTTGGCTATTTACACAAAATATCCAAAGTACTCGACAGAAGGATTTGAAGCCTTATATTCCAGACCTCCTGTTATATACATCAGTGCTTCATCTCCTCCAGGCCTGGGCCAGTATCTGTGCTCTCAG CTTGGACTCCCCATGTCATGCACCTGTACTGTGCCTTGTAATACAATGTTTGGAGCTAGTAGCAAGATG GATGTGGCAATGCTAGAAAAACTGATACAAGATGACATAGCTGCAGCCAAGACTCCAGTTCTTCTAGTTGCCTATGCTG GTACTCCAGTAGTGGGACATGTTGATAATTTACAGAGACTTCAAGAAATTTCCAGAACAAACAATATTTGGTTGCATGTGGAAGG CAACAACCTGGCTACCCTCACCTTGTTCTCAGTGCCTAATTCTGTAGAGTCAGCTACATCAGGAGACAGTATCACTTTGGATCTATCCAAGTGGTTGGGGGTTCCAGCTCTACCTTACATT ACACTTTTCAAAGACACAGACCAGATTATGACAGACACTGTTGGACTCACCACTGTCGACTCTAAGCTACAGCTTAAATGCTTACCTTTATGGATGTGTTTACAGAGTCTAGGTCATGAGGGCATGGTCAACAGGATCAAACATTCATGTGAACTG GCAAAACTATTCTTTGAGCATTTGGACAAATTACCTACCGTCAAACAAAtt AGCAGGGAGAAGAAGAAACGTGATAAAGAAGTGAAGAATATCAAGGAACTTATTTCTAAAGCAATCAGTGCGTTG CTTGTGTTTGAAATAGTCACGCCAACTGTGGTATTTAAATATGCTGAAGATTCTTCTGGCCCTGGAGCTGTGGTAGCTCCCTATTCTAGTGTCAGTGTGGAAGATCCTGCAGAGGATAAAGATGTAGTTTACTTTGATGCTCTCAACACTTGG tTAGCTGAAGCTCAACAGCTAGCTAATCCAAATGTTCCTATTGATCTGGTTGAAATTGACAAGGAAGGCGTATGTATTCGATACTGTCCACTGGAAACTGCTCAAG TGCGGGGAACCAAGACTGAGGACATTGATCAGTTCATTGAGTCACTTAAATCTAATCTT AGTGTATTAAATGCAACTACAGAACagagaaagaaatttaaatctATTGTTGCCAATCATCAGAATTTGAGATTAGTAGCATTGGACTCTTGGGCTGGCCTTGGAGCTGTCAG CTACATCCCTGACATCTATGTTCAGAAAGAGGGTGATCTGACTGataaagaaaagatagaaatCAACAACTTGAATTCTGAGTTGGTTCATAAGTTGAAGGCACAAGATACTGCTTTCTCAACAG GTCATTCTGAGGAAGGTATCATCTGTGTTAGATTTGGTCTGATAACATCTGACACAGATGTGGATGAGTTGGTCTCTCTGGTGTACACTACAGGTCGAGAGGTTGAAGAGAGTTCAAAG TTTCTGGAGTCAATGTCAGAAAAAATTCGTAAAGGAATTGAAGAGGCCAACAAAGAACTGGAGAAAGAAAATGCAGAGAAATTAATGCATGAG ggCGTACTGCGTCAAGTGCCTGTGGTCAGTTCTCTATTAAACTGGTGGTCACCTGCAAAAGAGCAGGTGAAAGGAAGAACATTCAATTTAACATCTG GTAAAATTATACCAACAACTGACACATATAAGTATCACATGCAGATCCAGGAAGAAGCCCTGCTGACAGGCCAAGGGACACCAAAGAGCCCAGGCAGTGGCCAAGAAAGCACCAGGTCCTTGTCACCTTTAGAAATGAGCAAAACAGCTGGCGAGGTGAAGGCCCAGTTGGCCAGTCAGTCTGCTGCGTCCTCACCTACATCACCATCTTCACCACAGCCTAATGGCACTGTGTCTGTAGAATTGCCTGATTTAGTGACCAAGACAAATGTTGG TAGTGAGACCAAGTAA
- the LOC106051217 gene encoding putative pyridoxal-dependent decarboxylase domain-containing protein 2 isoform X1, which translates to MATPVSPDITNRKEASNEGLAEAKNPLEKVSQKDYNNRSIENTFLKNFVDPMADELEKSVAKTNELLDKFSSDMEAERKQRFKKMLHPLVPEELQGGGKKEEEVMQLVDQLIFYEESGDGKEVQINESAQLQELDETGKLAVTAHSLAAHFTTLEPVTLDRAASKLDSDCKLWLSRLFRFKNSIPVYHEKRYEGLAKIAQLAIYTKYPKYSTEGFEALYSRPPVIYISASSPPGLGQYLCSQLGLPMSCTCTVPCNTMFGASSKMDVAMLEKLIQDDIAAAKTPVLLVAYAGTPVVGHVDNLQRLQEISRTNNIWLHVEGNNLATLTLFSVPNSVESATSGDSITLDLSKWLGVPALPYITLFKDTDQIMTDTVGLTTVDSKLQLKCLPLWMCLQSLGHEGMVNRIKHSCELAKLFFEHLDKLPTVKQISREKKKRDKEVKNIKELISKAISALLVFEIVTPTVVFKYAEDSSGPGAVVAPYSSVSVEDPAEDKDVVYFDALNTWLAEAQQLANPNVPIDLVEIDKEGVCIRYCPLETAQVRGTKTEDIDQFIESLKSNLSVLNATTEQRKKFKSIVANHQNLRLVALDSWAGLGAVSYIPDIYVQKEGDLTDKEKIEINNLNSELVHKLKAQDTAFSTGHSEEGIICVRFGLITSDTDVDELVSLVYTTGREVEESSKFLESMSEKIRKGIEEANKELEKENAEKLMHEGVLRQVPVVSSLLNWWSPAKEQVKGRTFNLTSGKIIPTTDTYKYHMQIQEEALLTGQGTPKSPGSGQESTRSLSPLEMSKTAGEVKAQLASQSAASSPTSPSSPQPNGTVSVELPDLVTKTNVGSSETK; encoded by the exons CCGGTTTCTCCGGATATTACTAACAGAAAAGAGGCTTCCAATGAAGGACTTGCAGAAGCGAAGAATCCCTTAGAAAAAGTTTCACAGAAAGACTATAATAATCGTTCtattgaaaatacatttttaaag AATTTTGTTGATCCGATGGCTGATGAGCTTGAAAAAAGTGTGGCTAAAACAAACGAACTTTTGGACAAATTTAGCAG TGACATGGAAGCTGAGAGAAagcaaagatttaaaaaaatgttacaccCGCTTGTGCCTGAGGAACTGCAAGGAGG TGGCAAGAAGGAAGAAGAGGTCATGCAGTTGGTAGATCAGCTTATCTTTTACGAAGAATCTGGGGATGGAAAAGAAGTTCAAATCAA TGAGTCTGCCCAGCTTCAAGAGCTGGATGAGACTGGGAAACTGGCCGTCACTGCCCACAGCCTTGCTGCTCATTTCACCACCCTGGAGCCTGTGACTTTAGATCGTGCTGCATCAAAACTGGATTCAGATTGTAAATTATGGCTTTCTAGACTTTTTag ATTCAAGAATTCTATACCAGTGTATCATGAAAAGCGCTATGAAGGTTTAGCAAAAATAGCTCAGTTGGCTATTTACACAAAATATCCAAAGTACTCGACAGAAGGATTTGAAGCCTTATATTCCAGACCTCCTGTTATATACATCAGTGCTTCATCTCCTCCAGGCCTGGGCCAGTATCTGTGCTCTCAG CTTGGACTCCCCATGTCATGCACCTGTACTGTGCCTTGTAATACAATGTTTGGAGCTAGTAGCAAGATG GATGTGGCAATGCTAGAAAAACTGATACAAGATGACATAGCTGCAGCCAAGACTCCAGTTCTTCTAGTTGCCTATGCTG GTACTCCAGTAGTGGGACATGTTGATAATTTACAGAGACTTCAAGAAATTTCCAGAACAAACAATATTTGGTTGCATGTGGAAGG CAACAACCTGGCTACCCTCACCTTGTTCTCAGTGCCTAATTCTGTAGAGTCAGCTACATCAGGAGACAGTATCACTTTGGATCTATCCAAGTGGTTGGGGGTTCCAGCTCTACCTTACATT ACACTTTTCAAAGACACAGACCAGATTATGACAGACACTGTTGGACTCACCACTGTCGACTCTAAGCTACAGCTTAAATGCTTACCTTTATGGATGTGTTTACAGAGTCTAGGTCATGAGGGCATGGTCAACAGGATCAAACATTCATGTGAACTG GCAAAACTATTCTTTGAGCATTTGGACAAATTACCTACCGTCAAACAAAtt AGCAGGGAGAAGAAGAAACGTGATAAAGAAGTGAAGAATATCAAGGAACTTATTTCTAAAGCAATCAGTGCGTTG CTTGTGTTTGAAATAGTCACGCCAACTGTGGTATTTAAATATGCTGAAGATTCTTCTGGCCCTGGAGCTGTGGTAGCTCCCTATTCTAGTGTCAGTGTGGAAGATCCTGCAGAGGATAAAGATGTAGTTTACTTTGATGCTCTCAACACTTGG tTAGCTGAAGCTCAACAGCTAGCTAATCCAAATGTTCCTATTGATCTGGTTGAAATTGACAAGGAAGGCGTATGTATTCGATACTGTCCACTGGAAACTGCTCAAG TGCGGGGAACCAAGACTGAGGACATTGATCAGTTCATTGAGTCACTTAAATCTAATCTT AGTGTATTAAATGCAACTACAGAACagagaaagaaatttaaatctATTGTTGCCAATCATCAGAATTTGAGATTAGTAGCATTGGACTCTTGGGCTGGCCTTGGAGCTGTCAG CTACATCCCTGACATCTATGTTCAGAAAGAGGGTGATCTGACTGataaagaaaagatagaaatCAACAACTTGAATTCTGAGTTGGTTCATAAGTTGAAGGCACAAGATACTGCTTTCTCAACAG GTCATTCTGAGGAAGGTATCATCTGTGTTAGATTTGGTCTGATAACATCTGACACAGATGTGGATGAGTTGGTCTCTCTGGTGTACACTACAGGTCGAGAGGTTGAAGAGAGTTCAAAG TTTCTGGAGTCAATGTCAGAAAAAATTCGTAAAGGAATTGAAGAGGCCAACAAAGAACTGGAGAAAGAAAATGCAGAGAAATTAATGCATGAG ggCGTACTGCGTCAAGTGCCTGTGGTCAGTTCTCTATTAAACTGGTGGTCACCTGCAAAAGAGCAGGTGAAAGGAAGAACATTCAATTTAACATCTG GTAAAATTATACCAACAACTGACACATATAAGTATCACATGCAGATCCAGGAAGAAGCCCTGCTGACAGGCCAAGGGACACCAAAGAGCCCAGGCAGTGGCCAAGAAAGCACCAGGTCCTTGTCACCTTTAGAAATGAGCAAAACAGCTGGCGAGGTGAAGGCCCAGTTGGCCAGTCAGTCTGCTGCGTCCTCACCTACATCACCATCTTCACCACAGCCTAATGGCACTGTGTCTGTAGAATTGCCTGATTTAGTGACCAAGACAAATGTTGG TAGTAGTGAGACCAAGTAA